The genomic DNA GAGGACATTTTACCTAAAAAATAAAAGAGGACATTTTTGCTGAAAAGTAACAATATTGGGAATAGGAGGCGAAATGAAAGTTATATATGACCCGGAAACAGATACTCTGAGCTTTGTTCTCAAAGATAACCCTGTAGCAGAGAGTGATGAATTACGAGAAGGTGTGATTGTGGACTATGACTACGATGGGAAAATAGTCTCAATTGAAGTCCTGGATGCGTCAGAGCATGTAGCTGAACCAAGAGGTGTAGTATACGAACTTAAGGAAGTAAAGACAACAATTTGACCAAGGATAAAAGATTAAAGAGATAAAACACCACTACCAAAAAGGGATTCAGTCAAGAGAAGGTATAGAATATTAGACCCAAACTCAATCATTTTCTTTCGTTTTCCTTTCTATAAGATGGAAAGGCTTAAAATTGACCTGCGCTCTCCAATTAGAAGTAGGAAAATCGTAGATATCAGCATCACTTGCTATATCAATTTGAAAAGAACGAATAGTCATTCCACAACCATAAGTTATGCCAACACGTTTCCCTTCCTTATCATAGAAATAGCCACCTCTCAGCGAAAATTTATTCTCAAGTGTAATCTCAGCTCCTCCACTATACCAAATTTTATGTTTTTCACCTACTAAACTTTTAACTAAATCAACTGAAAAATTCAGGTCTAAGATAAAGGGAGGTAGATTTTTCTTTAATAACGGAATAGCACTAAAGCCAAGACCTGCCCGAACAAGAGATGGAATTGTGTCTAAAATCCCAGCCCCAACATAAGATAATCCTTCAGAGCCCAGGTTTTGGTATGATATTCCTACAGATAAACCTGGGATAGAAGTTTTATAAAGCATCCCCCAGTCAAATGCAAAAGTCTTTGCAGTTCTTCCATGTTTTTGGTGGAGAACAAGCCATATAACCTCGTCGGGTGCTAAAAAGCTATAAATGTATTTTAAAGACACACCTACCCCTAAGTTTTGGGTAACCTTCTCTCCATAAGAAAGAATTAGTGCATAATCATAAGTTTCCCATCGTCCAATTTCATTGCCAACGCTATCTATCCCTATCGTCTCACCTGTGCTAAGATAGGTATATCCAATGCCAAGACTTCCTCTCCCAATAGGAAGAGGAACAAGTCCCCCAATGTATGCATGTTTCATCCCAGAATATAGCCCTGGAAGCCATGCTGGATGCCCAAGCAAAAGTGAACTCGGATTCATAAATCCAATATTTACATCCTCAGAGAAAGCAAGCCCTCCAGGATTATAATACATGGCAGTAGCATCATCTGCAATCCCAGTAAACGCCGAACCCATTGCTACTTGCCTCGCACCCGGAGATATTATAAGAAAAATCCCATCTGCTTTACTAAAAGAAGTTATAAGAAAAAGTAAAATATACGGCATCATATTCCTCCCAATTTTAAAATCCTAATTCTTCACCAACAATAACAACAGTCACTCGTCCTTTAACTCGCTGGCGTTGGGTAATTAGTAGATAGTTACAGATTCTGGCAGGAACATCACAATCTTCGCATTTACCTGTCTTAACACAGGGAGTATCAAGGTTAAGTCTTTTACTATTTAAGACAGCGGCGTAATTTTTTACCCGGTTTACACCTTCTTCAACTGAATTTACAATCTTATTTATACCGACTACAATTATGACTTTTTTCGGTCCATAAGTAATAGCAGATACCCTATTTCCGACTCCATCCAAGTTTATCAGCTGGCCATCTAAAGTTAACGCATTTGTTCCAGTAACATAATACTCAGCAGTTAACCCTTTTGCCCGCATTTCGGTAGCTTCATCAGGTGTAAGTCCGGGCTTGTATTGATTATAAAGTGTATAATCTCCTTCTTGCAATGCTTTAAGTATTCCAGTTTCTGCGACTGTCATTGAGCCACCTAACCCAACCGTCGCACCTTTTGGGATAATGTCCATAACTAATTTAAGTGCTTTATCTTTTGTATCTGTATAGAAGGCATCGTAATTTTTATTCTTCAAAGCCTCAATAAGTTTATTGATTTCAATTTCTTTATACCACTTCTTAATGTCTTTGACAAGCATCGGATTAACTGAATACTTGAACTTTTTATAAGGGTCTTTAGTGTCCAAACTGGTTTAGTGTTTTAGTTGGGTCTATGTAATTCAAGTCAAATCTACACTTTTCTTTATCCATTCCCATAGCAACTGCAAGCAACTGTGTAAAATACAAAACTGGTATAGTTTTGAACCCAGAGTATTTGGCTTGCACTTCTCGTTGTCTTGTATCAAGGTTAAACTCGCATAGTGGACAGCTTGTTACGATAAGGTCTGCACCAAGCTCGTTAGCAAGAGATAGTATTTTATACGCTCTATCAACGACAAAGTCTACTTGGCCAACAGTCTGATATGAGCCACAGCACTCGTTAAGATAAGGGAACCCTATTGGCTCCGCTCCTATGGATTTAATAAACTCCTGTAAGATAGTAGGATTTTCTGTATCATCAATTGCAACTTCTTTTGGTCTAAGTAACATACAGCCGTAATAGGAGACGACTTTAAGATCAGCCATATTTCTTTTGACATATTTTCTTATTTTATCAAACCCAAATTCCTTAAGCACTTCAAGTAGATGTAAGATTTTGACTCCGCCATCATATTTTATCTTCTCTCTATCCATAAAGTCGTTAATTTTACTCCTTTTTTCATCATCCTGTGTAACCAACAGCTCTGCCCTCTTCAGTGTATTGTAACACATTGCACATAGGGTGACAACTTGAGGTCGCACCTCTCTATCTCCATTGCCAGAGACGCGGTCTCCCTGTTCTTTGACTCTAATTA from bacterium includes the following:
- a CDS encoding CoB--CoM heterodisulfide reductase iron-sulfur subunit B family protein, producing MKLLYYPGCTLKTTAKNFEDSAIKSLQVLGIELVELNRWNCCGTVYSLASDDLIHQLAPIRNLIRVKEQGDRVSGNGDREVRPQVVTLCAMCYNTLKRAELLVTQDDEKRSKINDFMDREKIKYDGGVKILHLLEVLKEFGFDKIRKYVKRNMADLKVVSYYGCMLLRPKEVAIDDTENPTILQEFIKSIGAEPIGFPYLNECCGSYQTVGQVDFVVDRAYKILSLANELGADLIVTSCPLCEFNLDTRQREVQAKYSGFKTIPVLYFTQLLAVAMGMDKEKCRFDLNYIDPTKTLNQFGH
- a CDS encoding DUF2283 domain-containing protein — encoded protein: MKVIYDPETDTLSFVLKDNPVAESDELREGVIVDYDYDGKIVSIEVLDASEHVAEPRGVVYELKEVKTTI
- a CDS encoding PorV/PorQ family protein translates to MMPYILLFLITSFSKADGIFLIISPGARQVAMGSAFTGIADDATAMYYNPGGLAFSEDVNIGFMNPSSLLLGHPAWLPGLYSGMKHAYIGGLVPLPIGRGSLGIGYTYLSTGETIGIDSVGNEIGRWETYDYALILSYGEKVTQNLGVGVSLKYIYSFLAPDEVIWLVLHQKHGRTAKTFAFDWGMLYKTSIPGLSVGISYQNLGSEGLSYVGAGILDTIPSLVRAGLGFSAIPLLKKNLPPFILDLNFSVDLVKSLVGEKHKIWYSGGAEITLENKFSLRGGYFYDKEGKRVGITYGCGMTIRSFQIDIASDADIYDFPTSNWRAQVNFKPFHLIERKTKEND
- a CDS encoding lactate utilization protein, which translates into the protein MDTKDPYKKFKYSVNPMLVKDIKKWYKEIEINKLIEALKNKNYDAFYTDTKDKALKLVMDIIPKGATVGLGGSMTVAETGILKALQEGDYTLYNQYKPGLTPDEATEMRAKGLTAEYYVTGTNALTLDGQLINLDGVGNRVSAITYGPKKVIIVVGINKIVNSVEEGVNRVKNYAAVLNSKRLNLDTPCVKTGKCEDCDVPARICNYLLITQRQRVKGRVTVVIVGEELGF